The sequence CATAAACAAAGTAATTTCAGTAGACGCCTACATCAGAGGATGTCCACCTCAACCAGAACAAATCTGGTACATGGTAACAGGTGGTGCAATAGGCGAAGCAATAAAACCTGGAAGAGTATGTGATCCATGTATCTATGATCCTAAAGGCCCTCAAGCAAGTGAACTAGGCCAGCCCGGATGTAAAAAACATCTCGGATGTCAGGGTCACGATAGTCCATGGCAATGTGGAGCTACAAGAAGCACTGGTGGAAAAGCACCATGTACACTGGTTGATGATATTTGTATAGGATGTTACAGAGACCAGTATCCCGTAACACCATATTATGTTAAAGGTCAAGTACAAATGAGAAATCAATATGGGGCTGGAAAACAAACCCCTAGTGGAAATACAACAAACGCAACCACAAATACAACACTAAATAAAACAGGAATGATAGGCAAGTAGGTGATTTAAATGGCAGTTGAAATAAAACCCGTAACAAGAATTGAAGGCGATGGAAAACTTGAACTAGAAACCTACTTGGACGAAGCTGGAAAATTAAAAGTAAAAAATCTTCTAACACCAAATGACGGAACTATAAATTTACCAACAGATAATGCTGCAAGATATCCAAAATTCTGTGTCACAGAATTTAGAGGATTTGAAAAATTTGCAGTTGGAGAACAGCCAGACACTGTTACAAAGCTAGTTCCAAGAATATGCGGTGTTTGCCCAGTGCCTCAAAACATGGCGAGTACATGTGCAGTTGAGGCTGCTTATGGCACCAATATAGTTAACAATGCAAAAGCAGTGCGAAGATTCATGCTTGCAGTGCATACAGTAAACAGTCATCTACTGCACTTTTTTGTACTAGCTGGAAAGGACATTCTACCACAGAGTATAATAGATCAAGAACTTCCTAACATAATTAGTGCCCACAATAAAGCACAGGCTTGTGTAGCAGTATTTGGAGGAAAACCTGTTCATCCTGCATCATGTATTCCTGGAGGACAGACTAAAGTTCCAAACAGTACAGAAATTGGACAGATCAGAGCACGAATGCAAGAAATACAAAGTTATGCAACTTCCCTTTTAGGTGCATTAAAAGGTGCACTATTGAACCTACCAAACGACTTTGGTATAAGACCTAGTAACTACTTGAGTTCTGGTGTTCCTTTCTATAGTGGTGTTTCTGGATCATTTTCATACTTTGGATCATCAGGAGGAGTTGTAATCAGAAATCCTTCAAATCCAACTGACTTCAATTCAGCTACTATAGTTCCATTTAACCCAGCGAATGTGAAAGAAGAAATCATAACACCCTACGGAAGCGTTATAAATCTTCCAACAAACTACAGTTACACTAAAAGACCATATTACACCCACAACGGCGTAAACTATGTATGTGAAGTAGGACCTCTTGCAAGACTCGCAGTAGCATATAAGGCTGGTGACAGCGTTGTAAAATCAACTGTAGATAGCATTGCAAGTAATTGGGGTGTTGGTGCAAACGATATATTATCCCCATCAACCAGGAACAGACATATAACCCGGCTTATAGAAACCGTGATAATGATTGACAGAATTTTAAATGGCGGTTGGTCAAACATAGCCCAAGTAGATAGTTACTCACCTCCAAACGAGAAAGCCGGAACTGGTATGGGTATAGTTGAAGCACCTCGTGGAACATTGATACACAGCATAAAAGTAGGATCTGATTTAAAAACTGCATCATATGACTGTATGGTACCGACTACAGCAAACACTGGAGCTATGGAAGAAGCTGTTGCAGATGATCTCGTGGAGATAAGACCTGAAACAATAGAATTACTAGGGCGTGAACCAACAGAAGACGAAAAACTGCTTTTAGGAGATGCAAGCCGAAGCATAAGAGGATTTGATCCATGTTGTTCATGTTCCTCTCACATGATAGAAATTAAAAACCCAGATGGCACTAAAAAACGCCACCTTTGATTTATTTTTGGTGGAAAAATGATCTGTGTAGTTGGCTTTGGAAATTTATTGCTTGGAGATGATGGAGTAGGAATAAGAATAATCCAGAGACTTAAAATGATGAATCTTCCAAATTATGTGGATGTAATAGATGCTGGAGCCTGTGGGGCAATCCTATTCAGCCTAATTGAAAAATATGACAAAATAATTGTGGTGGACGCTGTTAGATCCAATCATGAAATTGAAAGAATCATTTTAATGAAGGCATCTGAAATAATGAAAGCAAATGAAAGATATTATTTTTCTGGACATGATTTAAATCTGTTAGATATATTTTCAATGATAGAATCTATCTATTCAGACAATCTATTGGATAAAATATGTATTATTGGCGTTAAAATCCAAAAAATTGAAGAATCATTAGAACTTTCAGAAAAAATTATGAAAAGTATGGAAAAAACTGTGAATTTGATTACAACTAACTTCCTAAATGAGGGTGATGAAATATGGAAGAACCACTGATTGCGCATTTCGACGAACTGAGAAGTAGATTAATAAGAATTGCTATTGTAATTATTGCAATATCTGCTGTTACGTTCCCATTTGCCAATCAAATTCTTATTAGAATTCAGAATGATTTACTACCTGAAGGAATGCGTTTAATTGTAATAGGTCCATTAGAAGCCATATGGGCACAAATAGAAGTATGTATGCTTGTTGCATTTGTAATTGCTCTCCCATATATCATCTATGAAACTATGAAATTCTTAAAACCCGCTCTTAAAGGTTCTGAGAATTCTTTTTTAATAAAAACAATACCTCCCGCATTGATACTTTTTGGAATTGGAGCTATATTTACTTACAAAATTGTGCTTGTAGTAACACTTAAATTCCTTATTGGTTATGCAACATCCTCAGGTGTTATACCTCTTTTAAGTTTAGGAGATATCATATCATTTATACTCCTAATGATTTTGGTATTTGGGCTACTCTTTGAATTACCCCTTGTTTGTTGTGCTCTTGCATCACTTGATCTAATTGATTCTGATACTCTTACAGGTAACAGGAAAGGAGCTTACGTCGGTATTTTGATTATTGCAGGAATTTTAACACCTGACCCCACACCATTTACTCAGCTTATTGTCACATTACCAATGATCATTCTCTTTGAAATAAGTGTTCTTTTGATTAAATACATGCACAGAGATAAGAAAATGGAGGTTACAAATGATGCATCCGTTGGTTAAGGAGGTGAAAAAATGATTGGTGGACTTGGAATGCCAGAACTTTTAATAATCCTTTTTGTGATCCTGCTCCTTTTTGGTTCAAAGAAACTTCCAGAACTTGCAAAAGGAATGGGTAAAGCATTGGGAGAGTTTAAAAGAACTCAACGTGAGTCAGAGTTTAAAATAAAAGAAGAACCAAAAGACGCAGAGGTAATAGAGAAAAAAGAGGAAATAAAAACTGAATCTAAAGAAGAAACAGTACAAACAACTGAAACAACTGAAAAATCAGAAACAAAAGCATGAAAAATAGAATATTCTTTAATGAACGTTTAAACTGTTTATTAGTTTGTCTATAATCCAATAGAATATTCTTTAATGAACGTTTAAACTGTTTATTAGTTTGTCTATATAATTTTTTAGTCTATGTACTATTTATAGCATACAATTAAACAGAGGTTAACAAAATGAATAACAAATACCTTATCTTAATTTCAGTTTGTCTGGCCATCATTGTATTGGCCACATCTTTATATGGGCTTTCTAAAACCCCAAACATTTCTACAAGCCCAATAACATCATGGAATTCACAAATTACGTCTCCACAAATCAGTGCCACTTCATTTGTGGATCCTTCAGCCAGAGTAATCGGAGACGTGACTATTGGAAGTAATGTTTTCATTGGTCCATTTGCATCAGTGCGTGGTGATGAGGGATCACCTATTTATATTGGTGATAGTTCAAACATCCAAGATGGTGTGATTATACATGGTCTTAAAGACCCCCGAGTAACTGTTGGAGGTAAAAACTATTCTGTCTACGTTGGAAAAGAAGTTTCAATGGCACATGGCAGTATAATTCACGGTCCTGTCTTTATTGACGACAAAAGTTTTATTGGCTTTGGTGCAGTGATATTCAAAGCAAATATAGGTAAAAATTGTGTGATACTACACAATGCAGTGGTGACAAATAACGTAAATATAGCCGATGGTAAATATGTACCAGCCGGTGCAATAATCGACGACCAAGCAAAAGCAGATGCACTAACAGAAGTTCCAGAAACTCTCAAAGAACTACCTCCAGACGTAGTAAAAGTCAATAAAGAACTGACAAACACATACAAACGCTAATGGGATATTAACTCAGTTTAACATGTTCCCCCCATTATTTTTTTTAATGATAAATGAGTTAATAATATCCCATTAGTTTTTTAGTTTTTTTGGCATGATCTTATTTTAATTGACTTTAAAAGTGAATGAACTTCGTAAATAATAGATTTGATAATAAAAATTCTAAAACATCTCAGAATATAATTCTCAAAAAAAGCCCCCTAAAAAAAGGATGATTCAAAAATTATTAATTAGATAAGACTTTTTTATAACAATGCATTTAAAGTATTTATAACCGATAGTATCTGCTTAAACAGTAAAATTATACCTTAAAATATGTTTTTCCTAATCTAAACTTTAAATAAATAACTGATAAAAAAAATTAATCTCAAAATTCAAGATACACTATTACTAAATTCAGTATCCTTACTTAAATTTGTTAGATATATATACATTGAACAATTAATAATATGACTAGAATCTGATTAATATCATAATCAAAAATAAATAATATTTGGATTTCTATTTACATATAATAATTTTCATTATTAAAAAATAAGTTATATACTTTTTCAAAATAATAGTGTTAGCAGCCATGATTTTGGTTTTGTTATTATGCAGTATAAAAAAAAGAAAAAACGTCAAGATGTAGATGAATCTAAGAAATCAGAAGACATCTTTGTAGAAGATGATAATTTCAATGAAAAAATGCATTTAAATGAGGTTTTTAAAGAATCTGAAGGAAGATATAAGTTTCCTATTAATAATTCTAAAGTTCCAATGAACATCTTCTCTGAAGATATGAAGATTTTGGATGTAAATAAAAGACTAATTCAACTCTCAGGATATTCTAAAAAAGAGCTTTTATCCATGAAATTGAAAGATATATACCCTGAATCAGCTGAAATCTTGAGTGAAGGAATAAAAAAGATAATTGAAGCTAAAAAATTTCCTATTTTTGAAGTTAATTTACATACTAAAAAGGGGAAGATTATACCTGTTGAAATAGTTGTCACTGAACTTAAAAATTATGGTCCAAAAAGTGTTTTCCAAGGTACTGTGAGAGATAGTGACGCGCTTATACAAATAGAAAAAGCTTTAACTGATATTGAAAAAAGTTTTAAAACGTTAGTTGAGACTTCCTTTGATATTATCCTGCTTTTTGATCGAGACTGCAGAACTCTTTATGTGAATCCAACAATTGAAAAGCTAAGTGGTATTCCTCCAGAGGATTTTATTGGCAAAAAGTTTGTACAACTTGGTTTATCTGATGATTTAGTTAATCTGTATAAAGAGACTGTTT is a genomic window of Methanobacterium congolense containing:
- a CDS encoding nickel-dependent hydrogenase large subunit, whose protein sequence is MAVEIKPVTRIEGDGKLELETYLDEAGKLKVKNLLTPNDGTINLPTDNAARYPKFCVTEFRGFEKFAVGEQPDTVTKLVPRICGVCPVPQNMASTCAVEAAYGTNIVNNAKAVRRFMLAVHTVNSHLLHFFVLAGKDILPQSIIDQELPNIISAHNKAQACVAVFGGKPVHPASCIPGGQTKVPNSTEIGQIRARMQEIQSYATSLLGALKGALLNLPNDFGIRPSNYLSSGVPFYSGVSGSFSYFGSSGGVVIRNPSNPTDFNSATIVPFNPANVKEEIITPYGSVINLPTNYSYTKRPYYTHNGVNYVCEVGPLARLAVAYKAGDSVVKSTVDSIASNWGVGANDILSPSTRNRHITRLIETVIMIDRILNGGWSNIAQVDSYSPPNEKAGTGMGIVEAPRGTLIHSIKVGSDLKTASYDCMVPTTANTGAMEEAVADDLVEIRPETIELLGREPTEDEKLLLGDASRSIRGFDPCCSCSSHMIEIKNPDGTKKRHL
- a CDS encoding hydrogenase maturation protease — translated: MICVVGFGNLLLGDDGVGIRIIQRLKMMNLPNYVDVIDAGACGAILFSLIEKYDKIIVVDAVRSNHEIERIILMKASEIMKANERYYFSGHDLNLLDIFSMIESIYSDNLLDKICIIGVKIQKIEESLELSEKIMKSMEKTVNLITTNFLNEGDEIWKNH
- the tatC gene encoding twin-arginine translocase subunit TatC; the encoded protein is MEEPLIAHFDELRSRLIRIAIVIIAISAVTFPFANQILIRIQNDLLPEGMRLIVIGPLEAIWAQIEVCMLVAFVIALPYIIYETMKFLKPALKGSENSFLIKTIPPALILFGIGAIFTYKIVLVVTLKFLIGYATSSGVIPLLSLGDIISFILLMILVFGLLFELPLVCCALASLDLIDSDTLTGNRKGAYVGILIIAGILTPDPTPFTQLIVTLPMIILFEISVLLIKYMHRDKKMEVTNDASVG
- the tatA gene encoding twin-arginine translocase TatA/TatE family subunit; the protein is MIGGLGMPELLIILFVILLLFGSKKLPELAKGMGKALGEFKRTQRESEFKIKEEPKDAEVIEKKEEIKTESKEETVQTTETTEKSETKA
- a CDS encoding LbetaH domain-containing protein is translated as MATSLYGLSKTPNISTSPITSWNSQITSPQISATSFVDPSARVIGDVTIGSNVFIGPFASVRGDEGSPIYIGDSSNIQDGVIIHGLKDPRVTVGGKNYSVYVGKEVSMAHGSIIHGPVFIDDKSFIGFGAVIFKANIGKNCVILHNAVVTNNVNIADGKYVPAGAIIDDQAKADALTEVPETLKELPPDVVKVNKELTNTYKR